In one Balneolales bacterium ANBcel1 genomic region, the following are encoded:
- a CDS encoding FISUMP domain-containing protein, whose product MRYVFPTVSIQTVILILLAFLFRSTSERYEVTGVLADQDQVPVSGVPVMLFNENNEHIASDETDSQGRFTLVYQPVSTSSGSADGSEMPSEFALGASYPNPFNPRTTVPFHAPENTQAEIALYNILGQQVLRSRADVSAGNHEIQINLGGGLAQGQYILRVRGNGYSVTQKMTFISAGVGGGTPEIRVRQGGRLSSRISGDMNQVEMDIQYRIVVEQTDRFQGMAFAVTAFEDVDLGSVIIVAREDNGLWPRDAVTKVMPVTNPVTGRVWMDRNLGASRAATSSSDEEAFGDFYQWGRAADGHQKRDSYSVDELSSSDQPGHGDFIDIMDSPWDWRVPQNDFLWQGVNGTNNPCPPGYRIPTEEEWDEERQSWSTHNADGAFESPLKLPQANGRGFMGAWGNYWSSSVVGIFSRRQEFNDVRAYMSDFNRGGGISVRCIKDSEVVNPDENALYLYISPDGGGMVVGAGDYTEGTVVDIDAIDRDGYTFLNWTGDIAYVDNPGSASTTVNMPGYDISITANFGEDAYVDWPRDTETEVVEITSPATGQVWMDRNLGASRAATSSTDSLAYGNLYQWGRAADGHEKRTSSSVRRLSDYDDPGHDSFILSDAGANWDWRSPPNDNLWQGLDGTGNPCPPGFRIPTREEWEAELESWSSEDDEGAMNSPLKLPMPGFRGGGHGMLSSVGTFAGYWASTVSGTSATQLRFNEHNASLFDEGSRAGGNPVRCIKD is encoded by the coding sequence ATGAGATACGTATTTCCGACGGTTTCGATACAGACGGTTATTTTGATTCTTCTGGCCTTTTTGTTCCGAAGCACTTCAGAACGGTACGAGGTTACCGGTGTTTTGGCGGATCAGGATCAGGTCCCTGTTTCCGGTGTGCCGGTCATGCTGTTCAATGAAAATAATGAGCATATCGCTTCGGATGAAACCGACAGCCAGGGGCGTTTTACGCTGGTTTACCAACCGGTTTCCACTTCTTCCGGTTCCGCAGACGGTTCGGAGATGCCTTCGGAGTTTGCGCTGGGGGCATCATACCCCAATCCGTTTAATCCCCGTACTACGGTTCCATTCCATGCCCCTGAAAACACGCAGGCAGAAATTGCCCTGTATAATATCCTCGGGCAGCAGGTTTTGCGCAGCCGTGCCGATGTGAGTGCCGGCAACCACGAGATACAGATCAATCTGGGCGGTGGTCTCGCGCAGGGGCAGTATATCCTGCGGGTGCGCGGGAACGGGTATTCGGTGACACAGAAAATGACGTTTATCAGCGCAGGTGTTGGAGGCGGTACCCCCGAGATCCGCGTCCGGCAGGGTGGCCGTCTCTCATCCCGAATTTCCGGTGACATGAACCAGGTGGAAATGGATATTCAGTACCGGATTGTGGTGGAGCAGACCGACCGATTCCAGGGAATGGCGTTTGCCGTCACCGCCTTCGAGGATGTGGATTTGGGATCCGTTATTATTGTCGCCAGGGAGGATAACGGCCTCTGGCCCAGGGATGCCGTCACGAAAGTGATGCCCGTGACCAATCCCGTTACGGGTCGTGTGTGGATGGACCGCAACCTGGGTGCGAGCCGTGCGGCGACATCAAGTTCCGATGAGGAGGCGTTCGGAGATTTCTACCAGTGGGGGCGTGCGGCGGACGGACACCAGAAGCGCGATTCGTATTCTGTGGATGAGCTGAGCAGTTCCGACCAGCCCGGCCATGGCGATTTTATTGATATCATGGACAGCCCCTGGGATTGGCGGGTTCCGCAGAATGATTTTCTTTGGCAGGGCGTGAACGGAACCAACAACCCATGTCCGCCGGGATACAGGATTCCGACAGAGGAGGAGTGGGATGAAGAGCGGCAAAGCTGGAGCACTCATAATGCGGACGGTGCCTTTGAGTCTCCGCTTAAGCTGCCTCAGGCAAATGGCCGCGGTTTCATGGGTGCGTGGGGTAACTACTGGTCAAGCTCCGTAGTCGGGATCTTTTCACGCCGGCAGGAATTCAACGATGTACGCGCCTATATGAGTGATTTTAACCGGGGAGGCGGAATTTCGGTACGGTGCATCAAAGATTCCGAAGTTGTTAATCCGGATGAAAACGCGCTCTATCTCTACATTTCGCCGGACGGCGGCGGCATGGTGGTTGGTGCCGGTGATTATACCGAAGGAACGGTTGTGGATATTGACGCTATCGACAGAGATGGCTACACCTTCCTGAACTGGACGGGTGACATCGCCTATGTGGACAACCCCGGTTCGGCAAGTACCACGGTGAACATGCCCGGGTATGATATTAGTATAACCGCCAACTTTGGGGAAGATGCCTATGTTGACTGGCCGAGAGACACCGAAACCGAGGTGGTCGAAATTACCAGTCCGGCTACAGGCCAGGTGTGGATGGACCGCAACCTGGGTGCGAGCCGTGCGGCGACATCGAGCACAGATTCGCTGGCGTATGGTAACCTCTACCAGTGGGGACGTGCGGCGGACGGACACGAAAAGCGGACGTCGTCCTCGGTCAGAAGATTAAGCGATTACGACGATCCGGGTCACGACAGTTTCATTTTGAGTGATGCCGGAGCCAACTGGGACTGGCGCTCGCCCCCGAATGATAATCTCTGGCAAGGTTTGGATGGCACGGGCAACCCGTGTCCGCCCGGTTTCCGGATACCGACCAGAGAAGAGTGGGAAGCCGAACTCGAAAGCTGGAGCAGCGAAGACGATGAGGGAGCAATGAATTCGCCACTCAAGCTGCCGATGCCGGGATTTCGCGGCGGTGGACACGGCATGCTCTCCAGTGTCGGTACCTTCGCCGGTTATTGGGCTAGTACCGTATCCGGTACGAGTGCAACCCAGCTGAGGTTCAACGAACACAATGCCAGTCTTTTTGACGAGGGAAGCCGGGCAGGCGGCAATCCCGTGCGGTGTATCAAGGATTAG
- a CDS encoding serine hydrolase, with amino-acid sequence METGMIQSRIEERFRKQVKADKKVKNAYLLVHSDRHGIHMNLAEGHTDGVEAHPDQPHYMASAGKLFTATVVAILHEQGVLSFDDPIARHLNNELMDGLHIYRGKDYSDAITIRHLLQQSSGLADVFWPLLKQIMQEPRRLSPREAILWGKEHLRPKARPGTKHVYTDTNYYLLGLIVEQVTGRPFHEALHRYIFDPLQMKHAYMQGYSEPAEPSAYPRARYYVNGLDPSTLEGFYQIDYAGGGVVATSEEYLAFIRALIGSRLVRKETLDRMRSDNLPMGFPQFNIRYGYSIWTFTSIPLLMPEAYSCWGCVGVTGSYLMHHPATGAFVVLGFNDVSYRSKAFRFMLSNVIKPLL; translated from the coding sequence ATGGAGACCGGGATGATACAGTCGCGGATCGAGGAGCGGTTCCGCAAACAGGTGAAAGCCGACAAAAAGGTAAAAAACGCCTATTTACTGGTGCATTCCGACAGGCACGGGATTCATATGAATCTCGCCGAGGGGCACACTGACGGGGTGGAGGCGCATCCGGATCAACCTCACTACATGGCGAGTGCCGGAAAACTGTTCACGGCTACGGTTGTGGCCATCCTTCACGAACAGGGTGTGCTCTCGTTCGACGATCCCATTGCGCGTCATTTGAATAACGAGTTGATGGACGGGTTGCACATCTATCGCGGAAAGGATTATTCTGACGCGATTACCATCCGGCACCTGCTGCAGCAATCATCCGGCCTGGCAGATGTGTTCTGGCCGCTGCTCAAGCAGATCATGCAGGAACCGCGCCGCCTGTCGCCGAGGGAAGCCATCCTCTGGGGGAAAGAGCATTTGCGCCCCAAAGCCCGGCCCGGTACCAAACATGTTTATACCGATACCAACTATTATCTGCTGGGCCTGATTGTCGAACAGGTTACCGGGAGGCCATTTCACGAGGCGCTGCACCGTTATATTTTCGATCCGCTTCAGATGAAACATGCGTACATGCAAGGGTACTCCGAACCGGCGGAACCCTCCGCTTACCCGAGGGCGCGATACTATGTAAACGGACTGGATCCATCCACCCTTGAAGGGTTTTATCAGATCGACTACGCCGGCGGTGGTGTGGTGGCCACTTCGGAAGAGTACCTGGCCTTCATCCGGGCACTTATCGGTAGCCGGCTGGTCAGGAAAGAGACCCTGGACCGTATGCGCAGCGATAATCTCCCCATGGGTTTTCCGCAGTTCAATATCCGGTACGGCTATTCGATCTGGACCTTTACGAGCATCCCCTTATTGATGCCGGAAGCCTACAGCTGCTGGGGATGTGTCGGGGTAACCGGTTCCTATCTTATGCATCATCCCGCCACCGGGGCCTTCGTCGTACTGGGATTCAACGACGTATCGTACCGGAGCAAAGCCTTCCGGTTCATGCTCTCCAATGTGATTAAACCGCTGTTATAG
- a CDS encoding alpha/beta fold hydrolase translates to MTSNIVRYSFLLLMMLTFCLPAWSSSTEANHHPAELRNSIQELPDDSSVQELRKRAWMGTQFESDPPEQDEAPDGTGVAITGLMVVEVIGGTGERIGLKPGDRLVSVNATPTADMSALQAILSQSREGDPVKAVIVRDGEELVLEDAFASRGYETHPGSEVIYTSAPFRDGLLRVIINKPPGETPMPAMLFIPGYTCTSIEYWQDNHPYKRILDAYVEAGYVTLRIEKSGLGDSWNTPECESTDLLDEVENFEQGLKKLKTLPYVDPSRIIIYGHSMGGVIAPALSARYDVAGVIVYGTSALSWFEYMTGLARVQNQLAGMDPITHEQSVVDRYELNYRFFIKGEALEELAADPRLDSLLQSTMGYDGGGRIYGRNAEYWRQIQDEPHLENWRNTTAQVLVQFGESDFQAYSLSAHEQIVRTVNYFHPGNATLMVYPLTDHYFAKSGTMQEAYDKLVGGHVLQLFDEYNPEVGKSIIRWSNEVIGK, encoded by the coding sequence ATGACATCCAACATTGTACGTTATTCTTTTCTATTACTGATGATGCTCACTTTTTGTCTGCCGGCGTGGTCTTCATCGACGGAAGCGAATCACCACCCTGCGGAGCTCCGCAACAGCATTCAAGAGCTTCCGGATGACAGTAGTGTTCAGGAGTTGCGGAAGCGAGCCTGGATGGGCACGCAGTTTGAAAGCGATCCGCCGGAACAGGACGAAGCCCCGGATGGCACCGGGGTCGCGATTACGGGACTGATGGTAGTTGAAGTCATCGGTGGCACCGGAGAGCGGATCGGCTTGAAGCCGGGCGACCGCCTGGTGTCGGTCAATGCCACACCAACAGCTGATATGTCCGCTTTGCAAGCCATTTTGTCACAAAGTCGTGAAGGAGATCCCGTTAAGGCGGTTATAGTCAGAGATGGCGAAGAGCTTGTACTCGAAGATGCGTTCGCGTCGCGCGGCTACGAGACCCACCCCGGTTCGGAAGTAATCTATACCTCGGCTCCGTTTCGGGACGGACTGCTGCGGGTGATTATCAACAAGCCCCCCGGCGAAACACCGATGCCGGCCATGCTTTTTATTCCGGGATATACCTGCACATCCATCGAGTACTGGCAGGACAATCACCCCTATAAACGCATTCTGGACGCCTATGTCGAGGCCGGTTATGTGACACTTCGCATCGAAAAGAGCGGGCTGGGCGACAGTTGGAACACTCCGGAATGCGAGTCGACCGACCTGCTGGATGAAGTTGAGAACTTTGAGCAGGGATTGAAAAAACTAAAAACCCTGCCTTATGTGGACCCGTCACGTATCATCATCTACGGACACTCAATGGGCGGTGTGATTGCCCCGGCACTGAGTGCGCGTTACGATGTGGCCGGCGTGATCGTTTACGGGACATCGGCACTGTCCTGGTTCGAATACATGACCGGCCTGGCCAGGGTCCAGAATCAGTTGGCCGGAATGGATCCCATCACGCACGAGCAGTCTGTTGTCGATCGCTATGAGCTGAACTACCGGTTCTTCATCAAGGGAGAGGCATTGGAAGAGCTGGCAGCGGATCCCCGCCTGGACAGCCTGTTGCAGTCAACCATGGGGTACGACGGCGGTGGACGCATATACGGCCGGAATGCCGAATACTGGCGCCAGATACAAGACGAGCCGCATCTGGAAAACTGGAGGAATACCACCGCGCAGGTACTGGTTCAGTTCGGAGAATCCGACTTCCAGGCCTATTCACTTTCGGCGCACGAACAGATAGTCCGAACCGTCAATTATTTTCACCCCGGCAACGCCACGCTTATGGTTTATCCGCTCACGGATCACTATTTTGCAAAATCGGGTACCATGCAGGAAGCCTATGACAAACTGGTGGGCGGCCATGTGCTGCAGCTTTTTGATGAATACAACCCGGAAGTCGGAAAATCAATCATCCGGTGGAGCAACGAAGTTATTGGGAAATAA
- a CDS encoding class I SAM-dependent methyltransferase codes for MNDPQFESLFFELYESLPRQGPGNRASAEKALEMCAGLPEAPKVLDMGCGTGAQTCYLAEMTGGTILAMDNHTPFIEQLNAVIAKKGFSGRVKAQIGDMARPELPPEHFDLIWSEGALYSVGLDTSLPVCHKLLRPGGRLVFTEAIWRKDDPPAELKAGFEADYPTMGRLEEAIRRVTECGFELIGHFMLPDEAWWDDFYTPMKARIQELRTKYAGEPAILSIVDEMAREPELHKRYSDYYAYEYIVARKPQ; via the coding sequence ATGAATGATCCGCAATTTGAATCATTGTTTTTCGAGCTGTATGAGAGCTTGCCAAGGCAGGGACCGGGCAATCGTGCCAGTGCCGAAAAAGCGCTTGAGATGTGTGCGGGACTTCCTGAGGCACCGAAAGTCCTGGACATGGGCTGCGGCACGGGTGCACAGACCTGTTATCTTGCCGAAATGACGGGCGGCACTATTCTGGCAATGGATAACCATACGCCTTTCATCGAGCAATTGAATGCCGTAATTGCCAAAAAAGGATTCTCCGGGAGGGTGAAGGCACAGATCGGGGATATGGCCCGGCCGGAGCTGCCACCGGAACATTTCGACCTCATCTGGTCGGAGGGGGCGTTGTACAGCGTCGGACTTGATACTTCGCTGCCGGTTTGCCACAAGCTGCTGCGTCCGGGCGGCCGGCTTGTTTTTACCGAGGCCATATGGCGAAAAGATGATCCCCCCGCGGAACTTAAAGCGGGTTTTGAAGCGGATTACCCGACTATGGGCCGGCTGGAAGAGGCCATCCGGAGAGTGACAGAATGCGGTTTCGAACTCATCGGGCACTTTATGTTGCCGGATGAAGCCTGGTGGGATGACTTCTACACACCTATGAAGGCCCGAATCCAGGAACTCAGGACGAAATATGCCGGTGAGCCCGCCATCCTGTCGATTGTGGACGAAATGGCCCGGGAGCCGGAGCTTCACAAGCGGTACTCGGATTACTACGCGTACGAGTATATCGTTGCCCGAAAACCTCAGTAG